From Alcaligenes faecalis, the proteins below share one genomic window:
- a CDS encoding MFS transporter, giving the protein MAQPYRELFAAPGARGFALAGLLARIPLPMIGIGIITMLSQLRGSYALAGAVSASFVLTYALVSPQVSRWVDRRGQSRVLPLATAISVLGLLLLLGATWWQAPDWILFAGAMLAGFMPSMSAMVRARWTAIYRGQDRLQTAYSLETVLDEVTFIAGPPLSVGLAVAVFPQAGVLAAALLLVAGVSALLLQKGSEPPIQVQEQGSRPSVLRLNSVRLLALLMVAMGVIVGTVDIVSVAFAEQMGQPGAASLVLSAYALGSCVAGLVFGGLKLNIPLHRLLLLGGLATAATTLPLLLVASVAQLAGAVLLAGLFFAPTMIVAMSLVERVVPEQQLTEGMTWLLAGLNIGVAMGAAASGQMVDQGGASSGFMVALYAAALIVVLALCSHQRLRTPGTARSCAV; this is encoded by the coding sequence ATGGCTCAGCCTTATCGAGAACTTTTTGCCGCGCCCGGCGCACGGGGTTTTGCCCTGGCCGGGCTGCTGGCCCGGATTCCGCTGCCCATGATAGGGATAGGAATCATCACCATGCTGTCGCAACTGCGTGGCAGCTATGCCTTGGCGGGGGCGGTGTCCGCCTCTTTTGTCCTGACCTATGCGCTGGTGTCGCCGCAGGTGTCCCGTTGGGTGGACCGGCGTGGGCAAAGCCGTGTTCTGCCGCTGGCAACAGCCATCAGTGTGCTGGGCCTGCTGCTCTTGTTGGGGGCGACCTGGTGGCAAGCGCCTGATTGGATCTTGTTTGCAGGCGCGATGCTGGCCGGTTTCATGCCCAGCATGTCGGCCATGGTACGTGCCCGCTGGACGGCGATTTACCGTGGTCAGGATCGGTTGCAAACGGCTTATTCGCTGGAAACCGTGCTGGATGAAGTCACCTTTATTGCCGGGCCGCCCTTGTCAGTAGGTTTGGCTGTCGCGGTGTTCCCGCAAGCGGGTGTGCTGGCCGCTGCGCTATTGCTGGTAGCCGGCGTGTCGGCCCTTCTGCTGCAAAAAGGCAGTGAGCCGCCGATTCAGGTGCAGGAGCAGGGCAGTCGCCCTTCGGTGCTGCGTCTGAATAGCGTGCGTTTGCTGGCATTGCTGATGGTCGCCATGGGTGTGATCGTGGGCACCGTGGATATTGTCAGCGTGGCCTTTGCCGAGCAGATGGGGCAGCCGGGGGCGGCCAGTCTGGTGCTATCGGCTTACGCCTTGGGTTCTTGCGTAGCGGGTCTGGTGTTTGGTGGTTTGAAGCTGAATATCCCTTTGCACCGGCTATTGCTGTTGGGTGGTTTGGCTACCGCTGCCACGACCTTGCCTTTATTGCTGGTGGCCAGCGTGGCACAGCTGGCAGGGGCGGTCTTGCTGGCTGGTCTGTTTTTCGCTCCCACCATGATTGTGGCCATGTCGCTGGTCGAGCGTGTGGTGCCGGAGCAGCAATTAACCGAGGGCATGACCTGGCTGCTGGCTGGTCTGAATATCGGTGTAGCCATGGGTGCCGCCGCTTCGGGACAGATGGTGGATCAGGGCGGAGCCAGCTCCGGCTTTATGGTCGCGCTTTATGCCGCCGCTCTGATCGTCGTGCTTGCCTTGTGCAGCCATCAACGTTTGCGTACGCCTGGAACGGCCCGTTCCTGCGCTGTTTAG
- a CDS encoding MFS transporter — MNTSSLSMAVQPGKRQSWLAVSAVGLATFSVVTTEMLPVGLLTSIADSLQTSTGTAGLLISLPALLAALFAPLVVLASGGVDRRRILCGLLALLVMANIASALAPSIVWMLAARVLVGFCMGGIWAIAGGLASRLVPAQSVGLATSIIFGGVAAASVLGVPLGALMGDLLGWRWAFGGMALLSALVLIFHLAVIPFLSVSRSTTWRQFAEQLGNRRLWFGLLLTVILVAGHFSAFTFVRPLLLSASGIGSEWIGGLLFAYGVAGIAGNFLIGISAAQRTEASLMAIALGLSITALLFLTVGGSPLSGGAILLLWGLAYGGVSVGLMSWMMKAAANAVEVATALYVAVFNIGIGLGSWLGGQFVDAYGLNANLGLAGLASFVVFLLLFGAILRQKT; from the coding sequence ATGAATACTTCTTCTTTATCCATGGCCGTGCAGCCTGGCAAACGGCAGTCCTGGTTGGCGGTTAGCGCTGTTGGCTTGGCCACCTTTTCAGTCGTCACCACGGAAATGTTGCCCGTAGGTTTGTTGACCTCCATTGCAGACAGTTTGCAGACCTCTACAGGGACGGCGGGTTTGCTGATTTCCCTGCCTGCCTTATTGGCCGCCTTGTTTGCGCCGCTGGTGGTGCTGGCTTCCGGCGGCGTTGACAGGCGACGCATCCTGTGTGGATTGCTGGCCTTGTTGGTGATGGCCAATATTGCGTCTGCCCTGGCTCCCAGCATCGTCTGGATGCTGGCCGCCCGTGTACTGGTCGGCTTTTGCATGGGCGGTATCTGGGCCATTGCAGGTGGTCTGGCTTCCCGTCTTGTTCCGGCTCAGTCAGTAGGTTTGGCAACCTCGATCATTTTTGGTGGGGTTGCCGCCGCTTCTGTATTGGGTGTGCCATTGGGCGCCTTGATGGGCGATCTGCTTGGGTGGCGCTGGGCGTTTGGTGGCATGGCGTTACTGAGCGCTTTGGTGCTGATCTTCCATCTGGCCGTGATTCCTTTTTTGTCCGTATCGCGCTCGACCACATGGCGCCAGTTCGCCGAGCAATTGGGCAATCGGCGGTTATGGTTTGGCCTGCTGCTGACCGTGATCCTGGTTGCGGGGCATTTCAGCGCGTTTACCTTTGTGCGACCTCTTTTGCTGTCTGCTTCGGGCATAGGCTCTGAATGGATAGGGGGCTTGCTGTTCGCTTATGGTGTGGCCGGGATTGCAGGCAACTTCCTGATCGGGATTTCGGCGGCGCAACGCACTGAAGCCAGCTTGATGGCGATAGCGTTGGGTCTAAGCATCACTGCTTTGCTTTTCTTGACAGTGGGTGGTTCACCGCTGAGTGGAGGTGCGATTTTGCTGCTTTGGGGCCTGGCGTATGGCGGGGTGTCGGTAGGGCTGATGAGCTGGATGATGAAGGCTGCTGCCAACGCGGTTGAGGTAGCCACCGCGTTGTACGTGGCTGTCTTCAATATCGGCATAGGGCTTGGCTCCTGGCTGGGTGGGCAGTTTGTGGATGCCTATGGCTTGAATGCAAATCTGGGGCTGGCTGGCCTGGCCTCTTTTGTTGTGTTTTTGCTGCTTTTCGGAGCAATTTTGCGACAAAAAACCTGA
- a CDS encoding putative DNA modification/repair radical SAM protein, translating into MELSRKLEILADAAKYDASCASSAAPKRDSRGRTGLGASTGAGICHSFTPDGRCVSLLKILLTNFCQYDCLYCVNRRSSNVPRARFRPAEVVDLTLDFYRRNYIDGLFLSSGIIRSSDYTMESLVEVARSLREDHHFRGYIHLKTIPDADPQLITLAGHYADRLSVNIELPTDAGLHRLAPEKSGHTIKRAMGVIRLAQEQAQEEKLPKVPAGQSTQMIVGADAADDRNILQTAQNLYGAYKLKRVYYSAFSPIPDSSSALPAQPPPLLREHRLYQADFLLRSYGFRAEELFQDKGDLPLDIDPKLSWALSNRAVFPVDLNRAPERLIARVPGIGVRNAKRLVELRQMRAIRYQDLIRLRCSIKTLQPFVVVQDYRPGLADATSDKLRRMLSTNPQQLSLL; encoded by the coding sequence ATGGAGCTATCGCGCAAACTCGAAATTCTGGCCGATGCGGCAAAGTACGATGCCTCTTGCGCCAGCAGTGCCGCGCCTAAACGGGATTCCCGTGGGCGTACGGGCTTGGGTGCCAGTACCGGTGCCGGTATTTGCCATAGCTTTACGCCGGACGGGCGCTGCGTGTCGCTGCTCAAGATACTGCTGACCAATTTTTGCCAGTATGACTGCCTGTATTGCGTGAACCGGCGCTCCAGCAACGTGCCACGCGCGCGTTTCCGGCCGGCGGAAGTGGTGGATCTGACGTTGGATTTTTATCGGCGCAACTATATAGATGGTCTGTTCCTGAGCTCGGGCATCATACGAAGCTCGGACTACACCATGGAGAGTCTGGTCGAGGTGGCGCGCTCCCTGCGCGAAGATCACCATTTTCGTGGCTACATCCACCTTAAAACCATTCCGGATGCCGATCCGCAGTTGATCACGCTGGCTGGTCATTATGCAGACCGACTCAGCGTCAATATCGAACTTCCTACGGATGCGGGCCTGCATCGCCTGGCGCCCGAGAAAAGTGGCCACACGATCAAGCGGGCGATGGGGGTGATCCGTCTTGCCCAGGAGCAGGCGCAGGAAGAAAAACTTCCCAAGGTACCCGCCGGACAAAGCACGCAAATGATTGTGGGTGCGGATGCGGCGGACGACCGCAATATCTTGCAAACAGCGCAAAATCTGTACGGTGCCTACAAGCTCAAGCGGGTGTATTACTCTGCGTTCAGTCCTATTCCGGATAGTTCGTCGGCGCTTCCCGCACAGCCGCCACCGCTCCTGCGAGAGCATCGGCTGTATCAGGCCGATTTCTTGCTGCGTAGTTACGGTTTTCGGGCCGAGGAGCTGTTTCAGGACAAGGGCGATTTGCCCTTGGATATTGATCCCAAATTGTCATGGGCCTTGTCCAACCGGGCCGTATTTCCGGTGGATCTGAACCGGGCGCCGGAGCGCCTGATTGCTCGTGTGCCCGGCATTGGTGTCCGTAATGCCAAGCGTTTGGTCGAGTTGCGTCAGATGCGGGCTATCCGGTATCAGGATCTGATCCGTTTACGTTGCTCCATCAAAACATTGCAGCCCTTTGTCGTGGTACAGGATTACCGTCCTGGCCTTGCCGACGCGACGTCCGACAAATTGCGGCGCATGCTGTCGACCAATCCGCAGCAATTGAGTCTCTTATGA